One window from the genome of Rariglobus hedericola encodes:
- a CDS encoding nitronate monooxygenase, whose translation MSLPIIIQGGMGVGVSNWKLALAVSRQGQLGVVSGTLLTVVLARRLQQGDPGGELRRALANFPFPEMAERVLAAWFVEGGKAADRPFKSVEMPTYTATAAFIELTVIANFVEVFLSKEGHTGVVGINLLEKIQLPTLPSLFGAMLAGVDYVLMGAGIPRTIPGVLDQFAAGEAAEIKIDVSDAAGANEPVLRFDPVTFCGGTAPALKRPRFLAIISSATLATTLARKSTGRVDGFIVEGESAGGHNAPPRGALQLTAQGEPIYGPRDTADLEKIRALGLPFWLAGAHATPGQLAAALAQGATGVQIGTAFAFCEESGIMTALKKQVLSFSFRGTTHLHTDPFASPTGFPFKVLQHSDTLSNTTRYAGRPRVCDLGYLREAFAKPDGTIGYRCGAEPLGNYFRKGGEASSAVGRKCLCNGLLATVGLGQIQGNYREPALITAGADVAHISRYVPAGETLYRAADVLNTVLSRQTQKVLESVTEPK comes from the coding sequence ATGTCACTGCCGATTATTATTCAGGGAGGAATGGGTGTGGGTGTCTCCAACTGGAAACTGGCCCTCGCCGTATCGCGACAAGGTCAGCTCGGCGTGGTTTCCGGCACGCTGCTCACCGTCGTGCTAGCGCGGCGCCTCCAGCAAGGCGATCCCGGCGGCGAGTTGCGGCGCGCACTCGCGAACTTCCCTTTTCCCGAGATGGCGGAACGCGTATTGGCCGCTTGGTTTGTCGAAGGAGGCAAAGCCGCCGACCGCCCCTTCAAGTCCGTCGAGATGCCCACGTATACCGCGACGGCGGCATTCATTGAGCTCACCGTGATAGCTAACTTCGTCGAGGTCTTCCTCTCGAAGGAAGGTCACACGGGCGTCGTCGGCATCAACCTGCTGGAAAAAATCCAGCTCCCCACTCTGCCGTCGTTGTTCGGCGCGATGCTCGCCGGTGTGGACTACGTGCTGATGGGCGCCGGCATCCCGCGCACGATTCCCGGCGTGCTCGACCAGTTTGCCGCGGGCGAAGCGGCCGAGATAAAAATCGACGTGTCCGACGCCGCCGGCGCGAACGAACCGGTGCTACGGTTTGATCCAGTCACATTTTGCGGCGGCACTGCGCCCGCCCTGAAGCGTCCGCGTTTTCTCGCGATCATCAGCTCGGCCACACTGGCCACGACCCTCGCCCGCAAATCCACCGGCCGCGTAGATGGCTTTATCGTCGAGGGCGAATCCGCCGGCGGTCACAACGCCCCGCCGCGCGGCGCCCTGCAACTGACCGCTCAAGGTGAGCCAATCTATGGTCCTCGCGACACGGCCGATCTAGAAAAAATCCGCGCGCTCGGCCTGCCTTTCTGGCTGGCCGGCGCCCACGCGACTCCCGGCCAACTCGCAGCCGCCCTCGCCCAAGGCGCGACCGGCGTGCAAATCGGCACCGCCTTCGCTTTCTGTGAAGAATCCGGCATCATGACCGCGCTGAAGAAGCAGGTTCTTTCATTCAGTTTTCGCGGCACGACGCATCTCCACACCGATCCGTTCGCCTCGCCCACGGGATTCCCGTTCAAAGTGCTCCAGCACTCCGACACGTTGTCCAACACCACGCGCTACGCCGGACGTCCGCGCGTATGCGATCTTGGATACCTGCGTGAAGCCTTCGCCAAACCCGACGGCACGATTGGCTATCGCTGCGGAGCCGAACCACTCGGAAATTATTTCCGCAAGGGTGGCGAAGCCTCGTCCGCCGTCGGCCGCAAATGCCTCTGTAACGGCCTGCTCGCCACCGTCGGTCTCGGGCAAATCCAAGGCAACTATCGCGAGCCCGCCTTGATCACCGCGGGCGCCGACGTCGCCCACATCTCGCGGTATGTGCCGGCGGGCGAAACTCTTTATCGCGCCGCCGACGTGCTCAACACCGTGCTTTCCCGACAAACTCAGAAGGTCTTGGAAAGCGTCACCGAGCCGAAATAG
- a CDS encoding PLDc N-terminal domain-containing protein, producing MEFFGIYSLPTALEVALKIFCIVHVIRNDRSYLWIMLILFLPFFGSAIYFCMEILPGLKTGGRRGGASFKVPQTSARTISKMREQLEFSNTTQNRTRLAQALASAKRFPEALDTLNDCLQGVFKDDPLLTYERAQVYFAAGRYDEALADLTRLDELRSRHAAPARFLLAARCHEALGDETLALRTYEEAVSVGSGEEARSRYAQLLNKTGRTDEAGRLFREIISHAKHGDRHYRRLNGEWIKVAKAHVAKV from the coding sequence ATGGAATTTTTCGGCATCTACTCCCTGCCCACGGCGCTCGAAGTCGCGCTTAAGATTTTTTGTATCGTGCACGTGATCCGCAACGACCGGAGCTACCTCTGGATCATGCTCATCCTGTTTCTGCCATTTTTCGGATCGGCGATTTATTTCTGCATGGAAATCCTGCCCGGCCTGAAGACCGGTGGCCGTCGTGGCGGTGCATCGTTTAAGGTTCCGCAGACCTCGGCGCGCACGATTTCGAAGATGCGGGAGCAACTGGAGTTTTCCAATACCACGCAAAACCGCACGCGGCTTGCCCAGGCGTTGGCCTCGGCCAAACGCTTTCCTGAGGCGCTTGATACGCTCAACGACTGTCTGCAGGGCGTCTTCAAAGACGACCCGCTCCTGACCTACGAACGAGCGCAGGTTTATTTTGCCGCCGGCCGCTATGACGAAGCGCTGGCCGATCTCACCCGCCTTGATGAACTCCGGTCGCGGCATGCGGCGCCCGCCCGGTTTTTGCTGGCGGCTCGCTGCCATGAGGCGCTTGGGGACGAGACCTTGGCGCTACGCACGTATGAAGAGGCCGTTTCGGTCGGTTCGGGCGAAGAGGCGCGCAGTCGATATGCGCAACTGCTTAACAAAACCGGCCGCACGGATGAAGCCGGCCGGCTGTTTCGGGAAATTATCAGCCACGCCAAACACGGTGATCGTCACTATCGTCGGCTAAACGGCGAGTGGATTAAAGTCGCCAAGGCCCACGTGGCCAAGGTTTAG
- a CDS encoding amidophosphoribosyltransferase — MSDKITHECGIAMVRLLKPLSYYQEKYGTPLWGFTKLFLLMEKQHNRGQDGAGVACVKSDIAAGDPFMFRERCVKTNPLDKIFKTLLGQYNEKVAEGIIHPEFADTVKKHFDFGGELLMGHLRYGTSGGYNISSCHPFFRRSPWPTRNLALCGNFNMTNTEELNRSLIAMGQHPIFATDTQAMLEKIGFFLDEEHDELFRKFRSEGLTPEETSRKISDELDLTRVITRSATKWDGGYTLCGLIGNGDAFVARDPSGIRPCWYFQNDEVIAFASERAPLMTVFDLTLEEPKEVPPGNVIVMKRNGAISTAPFTPPLPRTSCSFERIYFSRGNDIEIYKERKLLGSRLTEQVLKAVNHDWENTVFSFVPNTAEVAFYGLMHGLREKRRIEVKTALREAAKAGTLTDELIDDLILHNWPRGEKVVSKDIKIRTFIGQEGMRNQLASHVYDITYGSVKPKDHLVCVDDSIVRGTTLRRSILRILSRLNPKKIVIVSTAPQIRFPDCYGIDMSELGKFVAFEATVALLKESGQGHILQEVYELCRQAVAKGECVNHVRKIYEPFTPEQISAKITELVRPKNIEWKGEFEVIFQTIENLHAAVPNHTGDWYFTGKYPTPGGFRVVNQAYLNYFEKGDGRSY; from the coding sequence ATGAGCGACAAGATCACCCACGAATGCGGTATTGCGATGGTCCGGCTGCTGAAGCCGCTTTCCTACTACCAGGAAAAATACGGCACGCCGCTGTGGGGCTTCACGAAGCTGTTTCTCCTCATGGAGAAGCAACACAATCGCGGCCAGGACGGCGCCGGTGTGGCCTGCGTGAAGAGCGACATCGCCGCGGGCGATCCGTTCATGTTCCGCGAGCGTTGCGTGAAGACCAACCCGCTCGACAAGATTTTCAAAACCCTCCTCGGGCAGTATAACGAGAAAGTCGCCGAGGGGATCATCCATCCCGAGTTCGCCGACACGGTGAAGAAGCACTTCGACTTCGGTGGCGAGCTCCTCATGGGCCATCTGCGCTACGGCACCAGCGGCGGCTACAACATCTCGTCCTGCCATCCGTTTTTCCGCCGCTCGCCCTGGCCCACGCGCAATCTCGCGCTGTGCGGCAACTTCAACATGACGAACACCGAGGAGCTCAACCGCTCGCTCATCGCCATGGGCCAGCACCCGATCTTCGCCACCGACACCCAGGCGATGCTCGAAAAAATCGGCTTCTTCCTCGACGAGGAACACGACGAGCTCTTCCGCAAATTCCGCAGCGAAGGCCTCACGCCCGAAGAGACCTCGCGCAAGATCAGCGACGAACTCGACCTGACGCGCGTCATCACCCGCTCCGCGACGAAGTGGGACGGCGGTTACACCCTCTGCGGACTCATCGGCAACGGCGACGCCTTCGTCGCCCGCGACCCGTCGGGCATCCGCCCCTGCTGGTATTTCCAGAACGACGAAGTCATCGCCTTCGCCTCCGAGCGCGCGCCGCTCATGACAGTGTTCGATCTCACGCTGGAAGAGCCGAAGGAAGTCCCGCCCGGCAACGTGATCGTGATGAAGCGCAACGGCGCCATCAGCACCGCGCCGTTCACCCCGCCGCTCCCGCGCACCTCGTGCTCCTTCGAGCGCATTTATTTCTCCCGCGGTAACGACATTGAGATCTACAAGGAGCGTAAGCTCCTCGGCAGCCGCCTCACCGAGCAGGTCCTCAAAGCCGTCAATCACGACTGGGAAAACACCGTATTCAGCTTCGTGCCGAACACGGCCGAAGTCGCCTTCTATGGCCTGATGCACGGTCTGCGTGAGAAGCGCCGTATCGAGGTGAAGACCGCTCTGCGTGAAGCCGCCAAGGCCGGCACGCTCACCGATGAACTCATCGACGACCTCATTCTGCACAACTGGCCGCGCGGTGAGAAGGTCGTGTCGAAGGACATCAAAATCCGCACCTTCATCGGACAGGAAGGCATGCGCAACCAGCTCGCGAGCCACGTTTACGACATCACCTACGGCTCGGTGAAGCCCAAGGATCACCTCGTGTGCGTGGACGACTCTATCGTGCGCGGCACCACGCTGCGTCGCTCGATTCTGCGCATCCTCTCGCGGCTCAACCCGAAGAAGATCGTGATCGTCTCGACCGCGCCGCAGATCCGTTTCCCCGATTGCTACGGCATCGACATGTCGGAGCTCGGCAAATTCGTCGCCTTCGAGGCAACCGTCGCGCTCCTCAAGGAAAGCGGCCAAGGCCACATCCTCCAGGAAGTTTACGAGCTCTGTCGCCAGGCCGTCGCGAAGGGCGAGTGCGTGAACCACGTCCGCAAGATCTACGAGCCGTTCACCCCCGAGCAGATTTCCGCTAAGATCACCGAGCTGGTGCGCCCGAAGAACATCGAATGGAAGGGTGAGTTTGAGGTGATCTTCCAGACCATCGAAAACCTGCACGCCGCCGTGCCGAACCACACGGGCGACTGGTATTTCACCGGCAAGTATCCGACCCCCGGCGGCTTTCGCGTCGTGAATCAGGCCTACCTGAACTACTTCGAAAAAGGCGACGGACGCAGCTACTGA
- the infA gene encoding translation initiation factor IF-1: MSESSDGKSIEVEGKVVTVLPGTMFKVQLSNGHIVLAHISGKLRKNFIKIAAGDGVKMEMSPYDLEKARITYRMKDVNAQPFQARKRRY; encoded by the coding sequence ATGTCTGAATCCTCTGACGGCAAGTCCATCGAAGTTGAAGGTAAAGTCGTGACCGTCCTCCCCGGCACGATGTTCAAGGTCCAGTTGTCCAACGGTCACATCGTGCTCGCGCACATCTCCGGCAAGCTCCGCAAGAACTTCATCAAGATCGCGGCCGGCGACGGCGTGAAGATGGAGATGAGCCCCTATGATCTCGAGAAGGCGCGCATCACCTACCGCATGAAGGACGTGAACGCCCAGCCGTTCCAGGCCCGCAAGCGTCGCTACTGA
- a CDS encoding site-specific tyrosine recombinase, whose protein sequence is MADPFSHPDAPDAAGGGLPDDLDDPIRDFGNSLTLERGRSDRTLEAYESDLRQCAAHLARVGVKSWKAATGDHVMAWLYSLKIEPASNAPDDAESTDYSVASLARKLSALRMFARHLVRERVRTDDFTELLQGPKLRRKMPGTLNTTEIDALLSAPVGGDAHALRDRAILELFYSSGLRVSELAGLNIQQVDLEAGFLRVFGKGSKERVVPVGGKASEALGAYLTAGRPHFVKPKTSSQLFLSERGTAISRQMLWVLVKKYAKQAGITKPVKPHLLRHSFATHLLGGGADLRAIQEMLGHVNIATTQIYTAVEEKRLLDQHAKFHPRNQTGR, encoded by the coding sequence GTGGCCGACCCTTTTTCACATCCTGATGCGCCCGACGCGGCCGGCGGCGGATTGCCCGACGACCTCGATGATCCGATCCGCGATTTCGGCAACTCGCTCACGCTCGAACGCGGTCGCTCCGACCGCACGCTCGAAGCCTACGAGAGTGATCTGCGACAGTGCGCCGCGCACCTCGCCCGCGTCGGAGTGAAAAGTTGGAAGGCCGCGACGGGGGACCACGTGATGGCGTGGTTGTATTCCCTGAAGATCGAGCCGGCATCGAATGCGCCGGATGATGCGGAGAGCACGGACTACTCCGTGGCCAGCCTCGCTCGAAAACTCTCCGCGCTCCGCATGTTTGCCCGTCACCTCGTGCGCGAGCGGGTCAGGACCGATGATTTTACGGAGTTGCTTCAAGGGCCGAAGTTGCGGCGCAAAATGCCAGGCACGCTCAACACGACGGAGATCGATGCGCTGTTGTCCGCGCCGGTCGGCGGCGATGCGCATGCGCTGCGCGACCGGGCGATCCTGGAGTTGTTTTATTCGAGCGGACTGCGCGTGTCGGAACTCGCGGGACTCAACATCCAGCAAGTCGATCTCGAAGCCGGTTTCCTGCGTGTGTTCGGCAAAGGCTCGAAGGAGCGCGTGGTGCCGGTGGGCGGTAAAGCGTCCGAGGCGCTGGGTGCTTATTTGACGGCGGGGCGTCCGCATTTCGTGAAACCGAAGACGAGCAGCCAGCTCTTCCTGAGTGAACGCGGCACGGCGATCTCGCGACAGATGTTGTGGGTGCTCGTGAAAAAATACGCGAAGCAGGCCGGCATCACCAAACCGGTGAAACCGCATTTGCTGCGGCATTCCTTTGCGACGCATTTGCTCGGCGGCGGGGCGGACCTGCGTGCGATCCAAGAGATGCTCGGACACGTTAATATCGCGACGACCCAGATCTACACCGCGGTGGAGGAAAAACGTCTGCTCGACCAGCACGCGAAATTCCATCCGCGCAACCAAACCGGCCGCTGA
- a CDS encoding nucleoside deaminase, with product MTPPNSQDCPFEKRFPSQLVRDDTFFMSLAYNQAIDAWRQDEVPIGCVIEHGGEVIAFSHNTVESSQDPTAHAEMLAITQAATKLGNWRLENCTLYVTKEPCPMCSGATLMSRLKRVCYAVPDPKMGCLGGATDLNALPRVNHTLDLTAGGVLEDECRTLIQAFFKLKRAVDKDGTLPPTDA from the coding sequence ATGACACCTCCCAACTCCCAAGATTGCCCGTTTGAAAAACGTTTCCCGTCCCAGCTCGTGCGTGACGACACGTTCTTCATGAGCCTCGCCTACAACCAGGCGATCGACGCCTGGCGTCAGGACGAGGTGCCCATCGGCTGCGTGATCGAGCATGGCGGCGAGGTCATCGCCTTCTCCCATAATACGGTGGAGAGTTCGCAGGATCCAACCGCGCACGCCGAGATGCTCGCGATCACCCAGGCCGCCACGAAGCTTGGCAACTGGCGTCTCGAAAACTGCACACTCTACGTGACCAAGGAGCCTTGCCCGATGTGCTCGGGCGCCACGCTCATGTCGCGGTTGAAACGCGTCTGCTACGCCGTCCCCGATCCCAAGATGGGCTGCCTCGGGGGCGCGACGGATTTGAACGCCCTGCCCCGCGTCAACCACACGCTCGATCTCACCGCGGGCGGCGTGCTCGAAGACGAATGCCGCACGTTGATCCAGGCGTTTTTCAAACTGAAGCGCGCGGTGGACAAAGACGGCACGCTGCCACCGACCGACGCATAA